TTGAGATCCTCAGACTCAAAGTACGCTCAAATTGGAGATCAGCATATCCTTCTGTACAGCGTATCCCTCTGCACCGGTACTCTACCGTGCCTCTTTATGAGATCCTGAAACTCAGCCGGAGACATGTACTGCCCCTCTCTGGATCCGGCGCATCTGGATATGTTCTCCTCCATGAGCGTCCCCCCGAGGTCGTTGGCGCCCCATTCCAGTGCCGCTCCTGCGACAGTCCTGCCTAGCTTCACCCAGCTCGCCTGGATGTTCGTGATGTACGGATAGAGCGCCACTCTTGCGAGCGCGTGCATCTTGAGGTTCTCGAGGATGCCCGGAGGCGATGAAATCCTTCCCAGAGCCGTGTTCCCGGGGACGAAGGGCAGCAGCACGAACTCTGTGAACCCTCCGGTCTCCATCTGTATCGATCTGATGACCTCCAGATGGCTCAGCCTCTCCTCGAAGCTCTCGATATGGCCGTAAAGCATGGTCGAGGTCGTGGGTATGCCCATGGTGTGCGCAGATCTTATTATGAATGACCACTCCGCGGTGCTGAGCTTGTCCGGGCAGATCACCCTCCTCACAGAATCGACCAGCAGCTCGGCTGCTGTCCCGGGCATCGAATCGAGGCCAGAATCCTTTAAGGAGCGGAGGGCGTCCTGGACATCGACGCCGGAGCATCTCGACATGTGCATCACCTCCATGGGAGAGTACGCGTGGAGGTGCATCCGAGGGAAGTTTGATTTGAGAACCTCAAGAATCTCGCAGTAGCTCTCCACGGTGAGTCCCGGCGCAAGCCCCCCCTGGAGGCACAGCTCAGTGGCGCCCATCTGCTCAGCCTCCGCTGCCCTCTGAACGATCTCCTCATGTGTGAGGATGTAGCCATCACTCCTCCTGAACGCGCAGAACCTGCAGCTTCCCACACAGATGTTGGTGAAGTTGATGTTTCTGTTTATGACATATGTCACCTCCCTGCCGCAGCAGCTCTCCTGAAGCATGCGGGAGAGGGAGAAGAGCCTCATCGGGCTTCGCCAGAGGGATTGCATGAGGTTGCGATTCAGAGCTGCATGGTCCCTTGAATCGCTCAGGATGCCCTCGCAGATCGGATCATTCAGAGCATTCGTGTTGCGTGTCTCCAGGCTGTGCATGATGTTCCGGAGCATGTTGATCATCAACCTCAAGAATCCTGCGCTCCCTGGGCAGCTGCGAGATCAGCCTCCCGGGGGTGTAGAGGCCGCACCCTATCACCGAGCCCATGTGCGTGACGACCACGTAGCCTCTATCCACCTGCGCTCTCAGCTCCAGGCTCTCGCCCGCGAAGAATCGTCTCGCCATCTCATCA
The sequence above is drawn from the Methanothrix sp. genome and encodes:
- the cofH gene encoding 5-amino-6-(D-ribitylamino)uracil--L-tyrosine 4-hydroxyphenyl transferase CofH, which encodes MINMLRNIMHSLETRNTNALNDPICEGILSDSRDHAALNRNLMQSLWRSPMRLFSLSRMLQESCCGREVTYVINRNINFTNICVGSCRFCAFRRSDGYILTHEEIVQRAAEAEQMGATELCLQGGLAPGLTVESYCEILEVLKSNFPRMHLHAYSPMEVMHMSRCSGVDVQDALRSLKDSGLDSMPGTAAELLVDSVRRVICPDKLSTAEWSFIIRSAHTMGIPTTSTMLYGHIESFEERLSHLEVIRSIQMETGGFTEFVLLPFVPGNTALGRISSPPGILENLKMHALARVALYPYITNIQASWVKLGRTVAGAALEWGANDLGGTLMEENISRCAGSREGQYMSPAEFQDLIKRHGRVPVQRDTLYRRIC